One genomic segment of Mycolicibacterium gilvum includes these proteins:
- a CDS encoding NAD(P)H-dependent flavin oxidoreductase, which translates to MTSTALCEQFGIDFPLFAFSHCRDVVAAVTNAGGFGVLGATAYSPDQLDQELAWIDEAVGGRPYGVDLIVPAKFEGKGEKLSSSDLAARIPQTYKDLVDELLRKHDIEPEPERRIGKPMLSGNTGRELLDVALTHPVKLIANALGVPPDYMIEAGKERGIPVAALVGAKEHAVKQAAAGVDLIVAQGTEAGGHCGEVSTLVVVPEVLEGLAALGVSTPVLAAGGIVTGRQMAGMVAMGASGAWTGSVWLTTEEAETAPHTVAKMLAATSRDTVRSAGRTGKPSRQLVSDWTKAWAPSKDGEQPLGLPLQSMLCEPVIRRIDVLASQGHEGAQALATYFVGQGVGLMNKVKPAREVVREFIEDYLAAAERLSSSLPG; encoded by the coding sequence ATGACGTCCACAGCGCTGTGTGAACAGTTCGGCATCGACTTCCCTCTCTTCGCGTTCAGCCACTGTCGCGACGTGGTGGCTGCGGTGACCAATGCCGGCGGCTTCGGCGTGCTCGGCGCCACCGCGTATTCGCCCGACCAGCTCGACCAGGAGCTGGCCTGGATCGACGAGGCCGTCGGCGGCAGGCCCTACGGCGTGGACCTGATCGTCCCGGCGAAGTTCGAGGGCAAGGGCGAGAAGCTGTCCAGCTCCGATCTCGCGGCGCGCATCCCGCAGACCTACAAGGACCTCGTCGACGAGCTGCTGCGCAAGCACGACATCGAGCCCGAGCCTGAGCGGCGTATCGGCAAGCCGATGCTGTCCGGCAACACCGGCCGTGAGCTGCTCGACGTCGCGCTCACCCATCCGGTCAAGCTGATCGCCAACGCCCTCGGCGTCCCGCCGGACTACATGATCGAGGCCGGCAAGGAACGCGGCATCCCGGTCGCGGCGCTCGTCGGCGCCAAGGAGCACGCGGTCAAGCAGGCCGCCGCCGGCGTGGACCTGATCGTCGCGCAGGGCACCGAGGCGGGCGGACACTGCGGTGAGGTCAGCACGCTCGTCGTGGTGCCCGAGGTCTTGGAGGGTCTGGCGGCGCTCGGCGTGTCCACCCCGGTGCTCGCGGCCGGCGGCATCGTCACCGGACGCCAGATGGCGGGCATGGTCGCGATGGGCGCCTCCGGGGCGTGGACGGGGTCGGTGTGGCTGACCACCGAAGAGGCCGAGACCGCACCGCACACCGTGGCCAAGATGCTGGCCGCGACGTCACGCGACACCGTGCGCTCGGCGGGCCGAACCGGCAAGCCGTCACGGCAGCTGGTGTCGGACTGGACGAAGGCGTGGGCGCCGTCGAAGGACGGGGAGCAGCCGCTGGGCCTGCCGCTGCAGTCGATGCTGTGCGAGCCGGTGATCCGCCGCATCGACGTGCTGGCCTCGCAGGGCCACGAGGGTGCGCAGGCGCTCGCGACGTACTTCGTCGGGCAGGGCGTGGGGCTGATGAACAAGGTGAAGCCTGCCCGCGAGGTCGTCCGCGAGTTCATCGAGGATTACCTCGCCGCCGCCGAGCGCCTCAGCAGCTCTCTGCCGGGCTGA
- a CDS encoding sensor histidine kinase, producing the protein MLPAEYWEIIGWALACSVPVVLVGAAVVRLARAWSLAVSMVALVLIPVLATLAGVLGASGFMISGTFERTAVVLVIVSIVTIPAAVMLARYQARRMVWEAEIRDSEAAAEHSRRRLVAFVSHDLRTPLAGIRAVAEAIADGVVPDEEVRVHAKHIENESIRLSEMVDDLFEMSKINAGALTPTFDMVALDEVVDDVIAAHRMPAERAGVRLRASLPEQPVQVVGSDRALVRVLSNLVANAIAHTPPGGTVELALGADEISAWARVDDTGVGIDEADLPRVFDVAYRGSNSRVPRSDSSLPSGSGLGLAIAAGLVQAHRGTLTAHNLPTGARFEVRLPLAE; encoded by the coding sequence ATGCTGCCGGCTGAATACTGGGAGATCATCGGGTGGGCGCTGGCCTGCTCGGTGCCTGTGGTGCTCGTCGGCGCCGCGGTGGTGCGGCTGGCGAGGGCGTGGTCGCTGGCGGTGAGCATGGTCGCGCTGGTGCTGATCCCGGTGCTGGCGACGCTGGCCGGGGTGCTGGGAGCCAGCGGCTTCATGATCAGCGGGACCTTCGAGCGGACCGCCGTGGTGCTGGTGATCGTCTCGATCGTGACGATCCCGGCGGCCGTGATGCTGGCCCGCTATCAGGCGCGACGGATGGTGTGGGAAGCCGAGATCCGCGATTCCGAGGCGGCGGCAGAGCACTCCCGGCGACGGCTGGTCGCCTTCGTCAGCCACGACCTGCGCACCCCGCTGGCCGGTATCCGCGCGGTGGCCGAGGCGATCGCCGACGGTGTGGTGCCCGACGAAGAAGTCCGGGTGCACGCCAAACACATTGAGAACGAATCGATTCGGCTCTCCGAGATGGTCGACGACCTGTTCGAGATGTCGAAGATCAACGCCGGCGCGCTGACCCCGACGTTCGACATGGTGGCGCTCGACGAGGTCGTCGACGACGTGATCGCCGCGCACCGAATGCCCGCCGAACGCGCCGGAGTCCGGCTGCGTGCCAGCCTGCCCGAGCAGCCCGTGCAGGTGGTCGGCAGCGACCGTGCGCTGGTGCGGGTGCTGTCGAACCTCGTCGCCAACGCGATCGCCCACACCCCGCCGGGAGGGACCGTCGAGCTGGCGCTGGGCGCCGACGAGATCAGCGCGTGGGCCCGCGTCGACGACACCGGGGTCGGCATCGACGAGGCCGACCTGCCGCGCGTGTTCGACGTCGCCTATCGCGGATCCAACAGCCGTGTGCCACGGTCGGATTCGTCACTGCCGAGTGGCTCCGGGCTGGGGCTCGCCATCGCGGCCGGGCTGGTGCAGGCCCACCGCGGCACGCTCACGGCGCACAACCTGCCGACGGGCGCACGGTTCGAGGTGCGCCTGCCGCTGGCCGAGTAG
- a CDS encoding response regulator transcription factor yields MTRVLIADDDGVVRDVVRRYLERDGLEVSTAHDGNEALRLLSSQRIDVAVLDVMMPGPDGMALCRRLRQNGHYSVPVILLTALGEEDDRIAGLEAGADDYLTKPFSPRELALRVRSVLRRSPASIAAHPVDITSGDLTVSTASRSATVGGRTVSLTNREFDLLLFFLTHAGTVYTREDLLKEVWHWDFGDLSTVTVHVKRLRSKLGDRHRVQTVWGRGYMWAPDEASPGQPDAAG; encoded by the coding sequence GTGACCCGAGTCCTCATCGCCGATGACGATGGCGTCGTCCGCGACGTCGTCCGCCGCTACCTGGAGCGCGACGGACTCGAGGTGTCCACCGCACACGACGGCAACGAGGCGCTGCGACTGCTCAGTTCGCAGCGCATCGACGTCGCAGTGCTCGACGTGATGATGCCCGGCCCCGACGGGATGGCGCTGTGCCGACGTCTGCGCCAGAACGGCCACTACTCGGTGCCCGTGATCCTGCTGACGGCCCTCGGCGAGGAGGACGACCGCATCGCCGGGCTGGAAGCCGGTGCCGACGACTACCTGACCAAACCGTTCAGCCCGCGTGAGCTGGCGCTGCGCGTCCGGTCGGTGCTGCGACGCTCACCGGCCTCGATCGCGGCCCACCCGGTCGACATCACCTCCGGTGACCTGACCGTGTCGACGGCGTCGCGCTCGGCCACCGTCGGCGGCAGGACGGTCAGCCTGACCAATCGCGAGTTCGACCTGCTGTTGTTCTTCCTGACCCACGCCGGCACCGTCTACACCCGCGAGGACCTCCTCAAAGAGGTGTGGCACTGGGATTTCGGCGACCTGTCCACGGTCACCGTGCATGTGAAGCGACTGCGCTCCAAGCTCGGTGACCGGCACCGGGTACAGACCGTGTGGGGCCGCGGCTACATGTGGGCCCCCGACGAAGCGTCGCCCGGGCAGCCGGATGCTGCCGGCTGA
- a CDS encoding pyridoxamine 5'-phosphate oxidase family protein, translating to MSRHVTTVEELRAIVGHPHAVVAGKVRDRLLPAMRDWLAHSPLGFVATTDADGRVDVSPKGDPAGFVHIIDDHTIAIPERPGNKRVDGYLNVLERPRVGTLFVIPGRGDTLRINGSARVMADADYFDAMSVEGRRPILALEIAVEEVFFHCAKAFLRSDAWDPQSWDPAAVPSAAHLAKQMYADADLDDMRRALDEDMMRQALY from the coding sequence ATGAGCCGCCACGTCACCACCGTCGAGGAACTGCGCGCGATCGTCGGACATCCCCACGCCGTGGTCGCCGGCAAGGTCCGCGACCGCCTGTTGCCGGCGATGCGGGACTGGCTGGCGCATTCGCCGCTGGGCTTCGTCGCGACGACGGATGCCGACGGCCGCGTCGACGTCTCCCCGAAAGGTGATCCGGCCGGATTCGTCCACATCATCGACGACCACACCATCGCGATCCCCGAACGGCCCGGCAACAAGCGCGTCGACGGCTACCTCAACGTGCTGGAGCGCCCGCGCGTCGGCACCCTGTTCGTCATCCCCGGCCGCGGCGACACCCTGCGGATCAACGGCAGCGCCCGCGTGATGGCCGACGCCGACTACTTCGACGCGATGTCGGTCGAGGGCAGGCGCCCGATCCTGGCGCTGGAGATCGCGGTCGAGGAGGTGTTCTTCCACTGTGCGAAGGCGTTTCTTCGGTCGGACGCGTGGGACCCGCAGAGCTGGGATCCGGCGGCGGTGCCCAGCGCGGCGCACCTGGCCAAGCAGATGTACGCCGACGCCGACCTCGACGACATGCGCAGGGCGCTCGACGAGGACATGATGCGCCAGGCCCTGTACTGA
- the menE gene encoding o-succinylbenzoate--CoA ligase, translated as MIADVLDGRAAVLPVPADDPHQSAALATALRAGEDIDDAVGAVLSTSGTTGTPKGALLTAAALRAGAEATHERLGGPGQWLLALPAHHVAGFQVLVRSVVAGTRPVAVPASFEPEALTSAIAGMEPGRRYASLVAVQLDKALGDVAATRALASLDAVLIGGGPMPAGVAEKASAAGISVIRTYGMSETAGGCVYDGVPLRGVEVRIAEDGRIELGGPTVAVGYRNPVTPDPFAEPGWFRTDDIGVLDAGVLRVLGRADDAISTGGLTVLPGMVEAALATHPAVAECAVFGVADARLGQRVAAAVVTTPESSVTLAQLRSHVTETLPSSAAPRQLHLVDELPRLGIGKIDRRELVRRFGESD; from the coding sequence GTGATCGCCGACGTCCTCGACGGTCGCGCCGCGGTGCTGCCGGTGCCCGCGGACGATCCGCACCAGAGCGCGGCGCTGGCCACCGCCCTGCGTGCCGGCGAAGACATCGACGACGCCGTCGGCGCGGTGCTGTCGACGTCCGGAACCACGGGAACCCCCAAAGGCGCCCTGCTGACCGCCGCCGCACTGAGGGCCGGCGCGGAGGCCACCCACGAGCGCCTCGGCGGTCCCGGTCAGTGGCTGCTCGCGCTGCCGGCCCATCACGTCGCGGGATTTCAGGTCCTCGTCCGCAGCGTCGTCGCGGGCACCCGCCCGGTGGCCGTCCCGGCGTCGTTCGAACCCGAGGCGCTGACCTCGGCGATCGCAGGGATGGAGCCGGGTCGGCGGTATGCGTCGCTGGTTGCGGTCCAATTGGACAAGGCTTTGGGCGACGTCGCGGCCACCCGGGCGCTGGCCTCCCTCGACGCGGTGCTGATCGGCGGTGGCCCGATGCCGGCCGGGGTCGCCGAAAAGGCGTCGGCCGCAGGCATTTCGGTGATCCGCACGTACGGCATGAGCGAGACGGCCGGCGGCTGCGTCTACGACGGGGTACCTCTGCGCGGCGTCGAGGTGCGTATCGCCGAGGACGGCCGCATCGAGCTCGGCGGGCCGACGGTCGCGGTCGGGTACCGCAACCCCGTCACACCGGACCCGTTCGCCGAGCCCGGCTGGTTCCGCACCGACGACATCGGTGTCCTCGACGCCGGGGTGCTGCGCGTCCTCGGCCGCGCCGACGACGCGATCAGCACCGGCGGGCTGACGGTGCTACCCGGCATGGTCGAGGCCGCGTTGGCCACCCACCCCGCCGTCGCCGAATGCGCGGTGTTCGGGGTCGCCGACGCCAGGCTCGGCCAGCGTGTGGCCGCCGCGGTGGTGACCACTCCGGAATCATCGGTGACGTTGGCGCAGTTGCGATCTCATGTCACCGAGACGCTGCCGTCGAGCGCCGCGCCGCGCCAGCTGCATCTCGTCGACGAGCTTCCCCGCCTCGGCATCGGCAAGATCGACCGACGCGAACTGGTCCGGCGCTTCGGTGAGTCGGACTGA
- a CDS encoding DUF3349 domain-containing protein produces MTKFLARIVAWIVEGYPEGVPGPDRVPLLALLRRRLTDDEVRAVVTELRTRAELTDTPGIDTVDIGVLITEITDGLPSPDDIERVRARLAAQGWPLDDSRDEEDT; encoded by the coding sequence GTGACCAAGTTCCTGGCCAGGATCGTCGCCTGGATCGTCGAGGGATATCCGGAGGGTGTCCCCGGCCCCGACCGGGTACCGCTGCTGGCGTTGCTGCGCCGCCGGTTGACCGACGACGAGGTGCGGGCCGTGGTCACCGAATTGCGCACCCGTGCCGAACTGACCGACACGCCCGGCATCGACACCGTCGACATCGGCGTGCTGATCACCGAGATCACCGACGGCCTGCCGTCCCCCGACGACATCGAAAGGGTCCGCGCCCGCCTCGCCGCGCAGGGCTGGCCGCTCGACGATTCGCGCGATGAGGAGGACACATAG
- a CDS encoding inorganic phosphate transporter produces the protein MSAELVVLVLLIITALAFDFTNGFHDTGNAMATSIATGALKPKTAVLLAGILNLVGAFLSVEVAVTVTTSVLKVQDSTSGELLSGIDASTGLTIIFAGLIGGILWNLLTWLFGIPSSSSHALFGGLIGAGLAALGLAGVNWSGVTQKVLIPALAAPMIACLVAGCGTWLVYRLTRRVAEKRRREGFRWGQIATASLVALSHGTNDAQKTMGVIALALITTGHLTGDVKEEGLPFWIIFSCAVAIGLGTYLGGWRVIRTLGKGLVEIQSPQGFAAEASSAAIILSSSAAGMALSTTHVATGSILGSGVGKPGAEVRWAVAGRMAVAWLITLPAAGLVGALTYWLSSGVTSATGSDLAGDGLIFVILVGLSAFMWWRAQQQKVDHKNVNADWDDTTNSVVPAELRVTTTPDPKPVATV, from the coding sequence ATGAGCGCAGAGTTGGTCGTGCTGGTGCTGTTGATCATCACCGCACTGGCGTTCGACTTCACCAACGGGTTCCACGACACCGGGAACGCGATGGCCACGTCGATCGCCACCGGCGCTCTCAAGCCCAAGACCGCGGTTCTGCTGGCCGGAATTTTGAACCTCGTCGGCGCCTTCCTGTCGGTCGAGGTGGCGGTCACGGTGACCACCTCGGTCCTCAAGGTCCAGGACTCCACGTCCGGTGAACTGCTGTCGGGTATCGACGCCTCCACAGGTCTGACGATCATCTTCGCGGGCCTGATCGGCGGCATCCTGTGGAACCTGCTGACGTGGTTGTTCGGCATCCCGTCGAGCTCCTCGCACGCGCTGTTCGGCGGGCTGATCGGCGCGGGCCTCGCGGCCCTCGGCCTGGCGGGGGTCAACTGGTCGGGTGTCACCCAGAAGGTGCTGATCCCCGCGCTGGCCGCCCCGATGATCGCGTGCCTGGTCGCCGGCTGCGGAACCTGGCTGGTCTACCGCCTCACCCGCCGGGTCGCCGAGAAGCGTCGGCGTGAGGGCTTCCGCTGGGGGCAGATCGCGACCGCCTCGCTCGTCGCGCTCTCGCACGGCACCAACGACGCGCAGAAGACCATGGGCGTCATCGCGCTGGCGCTCATCACCACCGGGCACCTGACCGGCGATGTGAAGGAAGAGGGTCTGCCGTTCTGGATCATCTTCAGCTGCGCGGTCGCGATCGGGCTGGGCACCTACCTCGGCGGCTGGCGCGTCATCCGCACCCTCGGCAAGGGTCTGGTGGAGATCCAGTCGCCGCAGGGTTTCGCCGCCGAAGCCTCGTCGGCGGCGATCATCCTGAGCTCGAGCGCGGCCGGGATGGCGCTGTCGACCACCCACGTCGCCACCGGGTCGATCCTGGGCAGCGGCGTCGGCAAGCCCGGCGCCGAGGTGCGCTGGGCGGTCGCCGGACGGATGGCGGTCGCCTGGCTGATCACGTTGCCGGCCGCGGGCCTCGTCGGTGCGCTGACCTACTGGCTGTCCAGCGGCGTGACGTCGGCGACCGGCTCCGATCTCGCCGGCGACGGCCTGATCTTCGTGATCCTGGTGGGCCTGTCGGCGTTCATGTGGTGGCGCGCCCAGCAGCAGAAGGTCGACCACAAGAACGTCAACGCCGACTGGGACGACACCACCAACTCCGTCGTGCCCGCCGAACTGCGCGTGACCACCACCCCCGACCCCAAGCCCGTCGCCACGGTCTGA
- a CDS encoding DUF3349 domain-containing protein, translating to MRENVFDNVLGWLRHGYPHGIPTTDYFPLSALLSRTLTEDEVVGVAQTVLRGTDSDTVTPQEIRAAIHLVTDKEPNPEEMHQVAARLASVGWPLAAPAG from the coding sequence ATGCGTGAGAACGTCTTCGACAACGTCCTGGGCTGGTTGCGACACGGGTACCCGCACGGCATCCCGACGACGGACTATTTCCCGCTGTCGGCGCTGTTGTCCCGCACGCTGACCGAGGACGAGGTCGTCGGGGTCGCCCAGACCGTGCTGCGTGGAACGGACTCCGACACGGTGACGCCGCAGGAGATCCGCGCGGCGATCCATCTGGTCACCGACAAGGAACCCAATCCCGAAGAGATGCACCAGGTGGCGGCGCGGCTCGCGTCGGTCGGCTGGCCGCTGGCCGCTCCTGCCGGTTAG
- a CDS encoding VOC family protein, protein MEILASRVLFRPKDCARTVAFYRDSLGLAIAREYSGGTVFYAGQTLIEIAGHGAPPVGAPPFPGALWLQVRDLAATQEQLTQRGVTIAREARQEPWGLHEMHVADPDGISLIFVQVPDDHPLRRDTR, encoded by the coding sequence ATGGAGATCCTGGCCAGCCGGGTGTTGTTCCGTCCGAAGGACTGTGCGCGCACGGTCGCGTTCTACCGCGACAGCCTCGGACTCGCGATCGCCCGGGAGTACAGCGGCGGCACGGTGTTCTACGCGGGCCAGACGCTGATCGAGATCGCCGGACACGGAGCGCCACCCGTCGGGGCTCCCCCATTTCCCGGCGCGCTGTGGCTGCAGGTGCGAGACCTCGCCGCCACCCAGGAGCAGCTGACACAACGCGGCGTGACGATCGCGCGGGAGGCCCGTCAGGAACCGTGGGGACTGCACGAGATGCACGTCGCCGATCCCGACGGCATCAGCCTGATCTTCGTGCAGGTACCCGACGACCACCCGCTGCGCAGGGACACCCGCTAA
- a CDS encoding long-chain-fatty-acid--CoA ligase: protein MFHNLADIVRSHGRDRPDAPALIVGDRTVSYRKLDERSNRTAQAFSRTGVGPGDRVAFVERNGIEFFDVAFGSAKLGAVAVPVNWRLTAPEMRHVIADCGASVVVVGQEFTGQIEAIADDLDVEVVVIGKHRHWPTFEDLLAAAPAVDPGVVTGPDDLVFLMYTSGTTGAPKGVMLSNANVVCKTAGVGGPWKFDADSVSLAVMPLFHMAGFGWALAGLWEGAVTVVLRDVDPGAILDAVARHRVTNMLLVPAVIQFLLDTPGLDDTDLSRLRIVVYGASPITDDVLMRGIDRFGGIFAQVYGMTESTGSVTQLDGDEHLPQLLRSCGRPYPWVQIRVVDPTGRDVAPGTVGEVWTRSDQNMLGYWNNPEATAATLTPDGWLRTGDAGYLDRDGYLYLHDRIKDMIVSGAENVYPAEVENVLMTHPAVTDVAVIGIPDTRWGEAVKAVVVAGAPVTEAELIAFAREQLAGFKLPKSVDFVDALPRNPSGKLLKRQLREPYWTDEHRHIG, encoded by the coding sequence GTGTTCCACAACCTCGCCGACATCGTCCGCAGCCACGGCCGCGACCGCCCGGACGCGCCCGCGCTGATCGTCGGCGACCGCACCGTCAGCTACCGCAAACTCGACGAGCGCTCCAACCGGACCGCCCAGGCGTTCTCCCGGACCGGCGTCGGGCCCGGCGACAGGGTCGCTTTCGTGGAGCGCAACGGCATCGAATTCTTCGACGTCGCTTTCGGTTCCGCGAAACTCGGCGCCGTCGCGGTACCGGTGAACTGGCGGCTCACCGCGCCGGAGATGCGCCACGTGATCGCCGACTGCGGCGCATCGGTGGTGGTCGTCGGACAGGAGTTCACCGGTCAGATCGAAGCCATCGCAGACGATCTCGACGTCGAGGTCGTCGTCATCGGAAAGCACCGCCACTGGCCGACTTTCGAGGACCTGCTGGCCGCGGCGCCGGCCGTCGACCCCGGTGTCGTCACCGGACCCGACGACCTGGTGTTCCTGATGTACACGTCGGGCACCACCGGGGCGCCGAAGGGGGTGATGCTGAGCAACGCCAACGTCGTGTGCAAGACCGCGGGCGTGGGCGGGCCGTGGAAGTTCGACGCGGACTCGGTGAGCCTGGCGGTGATGCCTCTGTTCCACATGGCGGGATTCGGGTGGGCGCTGGCCGGGCTGTGGGAGGGCGCGGTCACCGTGGTGCTGCGTGACGTCGACCCCGGCGCAATCCTCGACGCCGTCGCGCGCCACCGCGTCACCAACATGCTGCTGGTTCCCGCGGTGATCCAATTCCTGCTCGACACACCGGGTCTCGACGACACCGACCTCTCCCGGCTGCGGATCGTCGTGTACGGGGCCTCCCCGATCACCGATGACGTCCTGATGCGCGGGATCGACCGGTTCGGCGGGATCTTCGCCCAGGTGTACGGCATGACCGAGTCGACCGGATCGGTCACCCAGCTCGACGGCGACGAACACCTGCCGCAGCTGCTGCGCTCCTGCGGCAGGCCCTACCCGTGGGTGCAGATCCGCGTCGTGGACCCGACGGGACGCGACGTCGCGCCCGGCACCGTCGGCGAGGTGTGGACCCGGTCGGACCAGAACATGCTCGGCTACTGGAACAACCCCGAGGCGACGGCGGCGACGCTGACCCCCGACGGCTGGCTGCGAACCGGCGATGCCGGATACCTCGACCGGGACGGCTACCTGTACCTGCACGACCGGATCAAGGACATGATCGTCTCGGGTGCGGAGAACGTGTATCCCGCCGAGGTCGAGAACGTGCTGATGACGCACCCGGCCGTCACCGACGTCGCCGTCATCGGCATCCCGGACACCCGGTGGGGCGAGGCCGTCAAAGCCGTCGTCGTCGCCGGCGCCCCGGTCACCGAGGCCGAGTTGATCGCCTTCGCGCGCGAACAGCTGGCCGGGTTCAAGCTGCCGAAGTCCGTCGACTTCGTCGACGCGCTGCCCCGCAACCCCAGCGGCAAGCTGCTCAAACGCCAGCTGCGAGAACCGTACTGGACAGACGAGCACCGCCACATCGGCTGA
- a CDS encoding SDR family oxidoreductase, with the protein MTSRNPLRRLADQVVLTSMRPPILPALLNRPTRETIELRGKRVLLTGSSSGIGEAAAEKLARRGATVVAVARRRDLLDELVIRIADAGGDARAHACDLSDLDAVDELVATVEKDLGGIDILVNNAGRSIRRPLEESLERWHDVERTMTLNYYGPLRLIRGLAPGMLARGDGHIINVSTWGVKTESPPLFGVYNASKAALSSVSRIIETEWSGRGVHATTLYYPLVKTPMIAPTRAYDGLPGLSADEAAGWIVTAARHRPVSIAPRIAVTAHAINSVAPGAVDTIMKRQRMQPRD; encoded by the coding sequence GTGACGAGTAGGAATCCGCTGCGGCGTCTCGCCGACCAGGTGGTGCTGACCAGCATGCGTCCGCCGATCCTGCCGGCGCTGCTGAACCGACCGACCCGCGAGACCATCGAGCTGCGGGGCAAGCGCGTCCTGCTCACCGGCTCGTCCTCGGGTATCGGGGAGGCCGCCGCCGAGAAGCTCGCCCGCCGCGGAGCGACGGTGGTGGCGGTCGCGCGGCGCCGGGATCTGCTCGACGAGCTCGTCATCCGGATCGCTGACGCCGGGGGTGACGCCCGGGCCCACGCCTGCGACCTGTCCGACCTCGACGCCGTCGACGAGCTCGTCGCGACCGTCGAGAAGGACCTCGGCGGCATCGACATCCTGGTCAACAACGCCGGCCGCTCGATTCGCCGCCCGCTGGAGGAGTCGCTGGAGCGCTGGCATGACGTGGAACGCACGATGACGCTGAACTACTACGGCCCGCTGCGGCTGATCCGCGGCCTGGCGCCCGGCATGCTGGCGCGTGGCGACGGGCACATCATCAACGTGTCCACCTGGGGCGTGAAGACCGAGAGCCCACCGCTGTTCGGCGTCTACAACGCCTCGAAGGCCGCGCTGAGCTCGGTCAGCCGCATCATCGAGACCGAATGGTCCGGCCGCGGCGTGCACGCGACCACGCTGTACTACCCGCTGGTGAAGACGCCGATGATCGCCCCGACACGGGCCTACGACGGACTGCCCGGTCTGTCGGCCGACGAGGCCGCCGGCTGGATCGTCACCGCCGCGCGGCACCGTCCGGTCAGCATCGCACCGCGCATCGCCGTCACCGCCCATGCGATCAACAGCGTCGCCCCGGGCGCCGTCGACACCATCATGAAACGCCAGCGGATGCAGCCCAGGGACTGA
- a CDS encoding 1,4-dihydroxy-2-naphthoyl-CoA synthase: MTTPGSNPFDPSLWEPVSGFDDLTDITYHRAVDQPTVRIAFDRPEVRNAFRPHTVDELYRVLDHARMSSNVGVVLLTGNGPSPKDGGWAFCSGGDQRIRGRSGYQYASGDTAETVDPARAGRLHILEVQRLIRFMPKPVICLVNGWAAGGGHSLHVVCDLTLASREHARFKQTDADVGSFDGGYGSAYLARQAGQKFAREIFFLGRPYTAEQMHAMGAVNEVVDHAELENVALQWASEINGKSPQAVRMLKYAFNLLDDGLVGQQLFAGEATRLAYMTDEAVEGRDAFLEKRDPDWSPFPRYF, from the coding sequence GTGACTACCCCCGGGAGCAATCCGTTCGACCCCAGCCTCTGGGAGCCGGTGTCCGGCTTCGACGACCTGACCGACATCACCTATCACCGCGCCGTCGACCAACCGACCGTAAGGATCGCGTTCGACCGCCCGGAGGTGCGCAACGCGTTCCGACCGCACACCGTCGACGAGCTGTACCGCGTCCTGGACCACGCCAGGATGTCGTCGAACGTCGGGGTGGTGCTGCTGACCGGCAACGGGCCGTCGCCGAAGGACGGCGGCTGGGCGTTCTGCTCCGGCGGCGACCAGCGGATCCGCGGCCGCAGCGGCTACCAGTACGCCAGCGGCGATACCGCCGAGACGGTGGACCCGGCCCGTGCCGGGCGGCTGCACATCCTCGAGGTCCAGCGGCTGATCCGCTTCATGCCCAAACCGGTGATCTGTCTGGTCAACGGGTGGGCCGCCGGCGGCGGACACTCGCTGCACGTAGTGTGCGACCTGACCCTGGCGTCGCGGGAGCACGCCCGCTTCAAGCAGACCGACGCCGATGTCGGCTCGTTCGACGGCGGCTACGGTTCGGCGTACCTGGCGCGCCAGGCCGGGCAGAAGTTCGCCCGCGAGATCTTCTTCCTGGGCCGGCCCTACACCGCCGAGCAGATGCACGCGATGGGCGCGGTCAACGAGGTCGTCGACCACGCCGAGCTGGAAAATGTTGCGCTGCAGTGGGCTTCGGAGATCAACGGCAAATCTCCACAGGCCGTCCGGATGCTCAAGTATGCGTTCAACCTGCTCGACGACGGACTGGTCGGCCAGCAGCTGTTCGCCGGCGAGGCGACGCGGTTGGCGTACATGACCGACGAGGCCGTCGAAGGTCGCGACGCGTTCCTGGAGAAACGCGACCCCGACTGGTCGCCGTTCCCCCGCTACTTCTAG